In Brassica napus cultivar Da-Ae chromosome C2, Da-Ae, whole genome shotgun sequence, the sequence CTTGCCTCATAATTTCCGTCCGCTGCCTTCGTAATTAGTTACCATGATCAGAGCCGTGCTTCAAGTGTATCCAAAAAGGCTTTCGCCTAGGGCCcccaaaatatatagtttttttagggccccaaatttccaaaaattattAGTAGTATATTGGTTTAAGTTTGCCATTTATTATTCAATACAAGTTCAATTATCTACattgctttttaaaaaaatgagtattttattttattgtcaattttccaaattgaaaaaatgaatatatgttttatatgtcAAACTcctaaataaaaaggaaaaagtgCAGCTTTATATACCAATCTTGACGATTCCAGTTTCTGTCGCCACTGCTGAAAGAAGCTTTTCCAAGTTAAAGCTAATAAAGTCTTATCTTCGATCAACCATGTCACAAGAAAGATTAAATGGTCTAGCAATTATATCGATCGAGAGAGAATTAGTTAGGAATCTAGATTATGATAATTTGATTAAAGAGTTTATTGAAAAAGAGGGAAGAAAAATTTTGTCTtagttttttaaagttattgtcttaatatttttttttcaaatatatattgtactatgataaaaaaaattttataaaggGGCCCCATTTTTATATTCGCCTCAGGCCCCATTAAACCTTCGCACGGCTCTGACCATGATCTGCGTCAACATatataacaatattaaaaaaccactctcataatatttacaaaatataggaATTAGTTAACATATTTAAAGCAGAGAATATACGCATAAAATCTAACCACGCAATAACTCCTTGCAAGATAAGTTCCAACGATATTTCTAAATCAGTTCTATATCttctcaaaatatttgatttacaaAAGATGTTACCTAAGTAAACGTGAATACCAAGGTGCATATCTTTTTGCTGTAGATTACATTGTCTCATAATTTAGTTCGGATTAAAACTAAATTAGTTACCATAATTTCGGGCAACctatttaacaatatttacaacGAATCCTATAATATTTACAACAGatcaattataaaatcagaGAATATACGCACTAAATCTAACCAGTCCATAACTCCTCTTGACCTAAATTATTCACTTATCTATATATACCGAATCCAAGACGGCTTTAACATCCACACACATCTCATAAAACAAACATGTCTGCCTCAAGAAAAATGGTTCTTATCAATGATCTCAAGCCTTTTAAAGAGGAATGGCGAATTCGACTCAAGCTTCTTCATACATGGAAAACAAAGACTGATTATGGGGGCGAATCTCTTGAGTGCATCTTCGCTGACGAAACGGTAAGATCATAaggtttataattaatttaattaaggCATCCCAAATTATATTGAATCTAATACTACGTTTTTGCAGGGTCAAAAAATTCATGCCTCATGCAAAAGAACTCTGATGTATCGTGTACAACGCGATATACAGCTGGGAGAATGGAGAGAGCTTGAAAACTTTAAGATTTCAGCTGCTGGAGGTCAATATAGACCATCGAAATTTCAATACAAACTCACCGTCATTGGAGATACCAAGATAAAACCTACTGATTATCGTGATGAAAATCAGTTCCTCTCTCTAGCAAGTTACGAGGAAATTGTAACAGGAAAGCTCAATACATTTTTTCTGATTGGTATGCACCAAAAACGATCCTCACTTTACTTTCTATTTTGTGTGTAGCACTTTATAGTTATTTGAATTTATTATGTTGCTTAAACAGATGTTATGGGCCAAGTGGTAGATCTTGGAGAAGTAGCTATCTGTCAATTGAAAACTGGTGAAAacaggaagagagtaaactttCGTTTGCGTGATACTAggtattaattttgtatttctttCCGCGCTAATGGTTTTGACACTATTCTGATGTCTCCTACAAATTTTCTGTGTTTTGCTGATTACCAAATATAGTGGGAATGAACTGGTATGTTGCTTATGGGGACCATACGCTGAGCAAATTGAATCGCATGTGGAAGAATCAAAAGATGAACCTATTGTATGCTTGATCCGCTTTGCCAAAATCAGTAATTTTAGAGGTATacacataattatttaaatCGAGTTTACACTCATTCTATTTATCTAACCAATTTATTAATCGTTTCCAACCTTCTGAGAAATATATAGGTGAAGTGCAAATCACCAACGCTTTTGATTCTTCAGTTTTGATGCTTAACCCAATCATGGAGGAAGCTATTGACTTTAGACAGAAGTAAGTTGATTTAAATTGTTTATGCGTATAATATTTATACTAAAAGAAACTATGTTGAATTTCAGGATGTCGCAAACTGATCTTCCCTTAGCTCTTTTGGGTAGCAGTGATGAAAATAAGGTTATCAAGCAAGTAGTTGATGATTGGAATGAGGTTGACATTAAGTGTATTTCTGAGATATATCTTGCTGTTGAGGTAACTTAACaaagaattaaatattttcCATAGTGTTAGTCTATCCTATTATTATATGTTTACAAAAATCTTTTGTGTAACCATTTAGGCTGAGAGCTGCAAAATCGTCTGTACAATAGAAGCCATAGACACGGATTGGGGTTGGTTCTATTTTGGATGTAACAGGCACAATCGACGTACGACCAGAGTTGGTAGGAAGGGCGGTGGTAAGATGGTTGAATCTGAGAAGcgagtattctattgtgatgtGTGTCGTGCAAACACAACTGATGTCTCACCCAAGTAATCACCCaagattattatattattttctcattGTTTATCAGCCGTGACTTACTTGAAAATTACTAACATTCAATATAATGGTTTGACATTTTCTAAACCTGCAGGTATAAGCTTCATCTGTTTGTGAAAGATGACACAGGGTCATGCCAGTTAATGTTACTTGACACTGTAGCTAAAACTATTATTGGTGAAAAAGCTGAGACACTTTGGGATGGGTCATATGCTGAGGTAACAAATGTTTATtggagatatttattttattactttaagTATAATTTTGATAGTAATTTTGAGATTTACAGATCGAAGACCCAAATATTCTGCCTATTCCAATCAAAAACTGTGTTGGAAAATCCTTTTGTTTTGGTATTTCCATTGCAAATGATAATGTAGCCAACGGTTCTGATACCTTTAAGGTCTCTGAGGTCTGGTCTGGAGATCACATTCATAGAATAGAATCACTTTCAGAACCAGTATCTCTGATTGAGACCAATTCATCTACACTCTCAACCGGCGAGGTCTAGAGATTGTTATTACCCATCCTAACTATTATTTGTATATGCATCTTGGTatcctaataattttttattattattaggtGCGTTTGATTGATTATAACAAAGAGAGTTCATCAGATGTTTCAACACCTTTCTCCAAGCGTAAGGAAGGAGATGCTGAGCTTAGTGACATGAATTCTACATCTAAGAAGCTTCGTGCTCAGAGCATCAAGGTGGAGAAGATTAAGGAAGATTAGTTATGTGAGGACTACCTTACATATGGCcagttgtttgttttgtttttttcatgcttttgttttgaatttccCAGTTATTTCCgcatttcattttgtttttattatttatcttattaCAACTATTTTGGTTCaataaactttgtttttttatgaCTTATGATGTCAAATTGTCGTTACTATACTTACCTAACCAGAAACTTAGCATGTAACACTCTATAACTTATTGTACACTACGATAACTCAACCAAAAGTTTATTCGAAAATACCTGTTTATGCCGTTAGTAAAACAATGCTGTCTATAT encodes:
- the LOC106378621 gene encoding replication protein A 70 kDa DNA-binding subunit A-like translates to MVLINDLKPFKEEWRIRLKLLHTWKTKTDYGGESLECIFADETGQKIHASCKRTLMYRVQRDIQLGEWRELENFKISAAGGQYRPSKFQYKLTVIGDTKIKPTDYRDENQFLSLASYEEIVTGKLNTFFLIDVMGQVVDLGEVAICQLKTGENRKRVNFRLRDTSGNELVCCLWGPYAEQIESHVEESKDEPIVCLIRFAKISNFRGEVQITNAFDSSVLMLNPIMEEAIDFRQKMSQTDLPLALLGSSDENKVIKQVVDDWNEVDIKCISEIYLAVEAQSTYDQSW